Proteins encoded within one genomic window of Streptomyces taklimakanensis:
- the purF gene encoding amidophosphoribosyltransferase has protein sequence MPRGDGRLNHDLLPGEKGPQDACGVFGVWAPGEEVAKLTYFGLYALQHRGQESAGIAVSNGSQILVFKDMGLVSQVFDETSLGSLRGHIAVGHARYSTTGASVWENAQPTFRATARGSIALGHNGNLVNTAELAEMVAALPSTGGRATQVAATNDTDLVTALLAGQVDDEGRPLSVERAAAEILPKAKGAFSLVFMDEHTLYAARDPQGIRPLVLGRLERGWVVASETAALDIVGASFIREIEPGEMIAVDEDGLRSQRFAEAKPKGCVFEYVYLARPDTDIAGRNVYLSRVEMGRRLAAESPADADLVIATPESGTPAAVGYAEASGIPYGSGLVKNSYVGRTFIQPSQTIRQLGIRLKLNPLKEVIRGKRLVVVDDSIVRGNTQRALVRMLREAGAAEVHVRISSPPIKWPCFFGIDFATRAELIANGLSVEEIGTSLGADSLAYISLEGMVEATTIAKPNLCRACFDGEYPMELPDPELLGKHLLETEITEAPSADPDGVRTLIGGAGAADALGRP, from the coding sequence GTGCCACGTGGTGACGGACGACTCAACCACGACCTGCTCCCCGGTGAGAAGGGCCCCCAGGACGCCTGCGGCGTCTTCGGTGTCTGGGCTCCGGGCGAAGAGGTCGCCAAGCTCACCTATTTCGGGCTGTACGCGTTGCAGCACCGGGGACAGGAGTCCGCGGGCATCGCGGTGAGCAACGGCTCGCAGATCCTCGTCTTCAAGGACATGGGCCTGGTCTCCCAGGTCTTCGACGAAACCTCGCTGGGATCCCTCAGGGGCCACATCGCGGTCGGTCACGCGCGCTACTCGACGACCGGCGCCTCGGTGTGGGAGAACGCCCAACCCACCTTCCGGGCCACCGCCCGGGGTTCGATCGCGCTGGGCCACAACGGCAACCTGGTCAACACCGCGGAACTGGCCGAGATGGTCGCGGCCCTGCCCAGCACGGGCGGCCGGGCCACCCAGGTGGCCGCCACCAACGACACCGACCTGGTCACCGCCCTGTTGGCGGGCCAGGTGGACGACGAGGGCAGGCCGCTGTCCGTGGAGCGGGCGGCCGCCGAGATCCTGCCGAAGGCCAAGGGCGCGTTCAGCCTGGTCTTCATGGACGAGCACACCCTCTACGCCGCCCGCGATCCGCAGGGCATCCGCCCGTTGGTGCTGGGCCGGCTGGAGCGCGGTTGGGTGGTGGCCTCCGAGACCGCGGCCCTCGACATCGTCGGCGCCTCCTTCATCCGGGAGATCGAGCCCGGCGAGATGATCGCCGTCGACGAGGACGGGCTCCGGTCCCAGCGGTTCGCGGAAGCGAAGCCGAAGGGGTGCGTCTTCGAGTACGTCTACCTCGCGCGCCCCGACACCGACATCGCGGGCCGCAACGTCTACCTCTCCCGCGTGGAGATGGGCCGCCGGCTGGCCGCCGAGTCCCCGGCGGACGCGGACCTGGTCATAGCGACCCCGGAGTCCGGCACCCCCGCCGCCGTCGGCTACGCCGAGGCCAGCGGCATCCCGTACGGCAGCGGACTGGTGAAGAACTCCTACGTGGGCCGGACGTTCATCCAGCCCTCGCAGACCATCCGCCAGCTCGGCATCCGTCTCAAGCTCAACCCGCTCAAGGAGGTCATCCGCGGCAAGCGCCTGGTGGTCGTGGACGACTCGATCGTCCGGGGCAACACCCAGCGCGCCCTGGTGCGGATGCTGCGCGAGGCGGGCGCGGCCGAGGTCCACGTGCGGATCAGCTCCCCGCCCATCAAGTGGCCGTGCTTCTTCGGCATCGACTTCGCCACCCGCGCCGAGCTGATCGCCAACGGGCTGTCGGTGGAGGAGATCGGCACCTCGCTGGGCGCGGACTCCCTGGCGTACATCTCCCTGGAGGGGATGGTCGAGGCCACCACCATCGCCAAGCCGAACCTGTGCCGGGCCTGCTTCGACGGGGAGTACCCGATGGAGCTGCCCGACCCGGAGCTGCTGGGCAAGCACCTGTTGGAGACCGAGATCACCGAGGCCCCCAGCGCCGATCCCGACGGCGTGCGGACCCTGATCGGCGGTGCCGGCGCGGCCGACGCCCTGGGCAGGCCCTGA
- a CDS encoding maleylpyruvate isomerase family mycothiol-dependent enzyme, giving the protein MPPVKRKPRTYDPALVRAGLIGQVESVRNAVHGLTPDQTARPSGLPGWDVHHLVVHIAGQIEALPRLLAEPPPRAGAPEVDLNTWATSTAGVAHELDEATRKHAQAYDSAARAVDDAIEQLEPVLEEAVRPDVLLPHGFGAMRALDFTVTRLVELVVHSDDLVRATGARVPPARQALAATVRLLADALAAKAPGGAVEVRIPPFAVVQCVAGPRHTRGTPPGVVETDPLTWIRLATGRTAWTDELDAAHLTASGERADLREHLPVLG; this is encoded by the coding sequence ATGCCTCCGGTGAAGCGCAAGCCCAGGACGTACGACCCGGCCCTGGTGCGGGCCGGGCTCATCGGTCAGGTGGAGTCCGTACGCAACGCCGTGCACGGGCTCACCCCCGACCAGACGGCCCGGCCCTCCGGGCTGCCCGGCTGGGACGTACACCACCTCGTCGTCCACATCGCCGGTCAGATCGAGGCGCTGCCCCGGCTGCTGGCCGAACCCCCGCCCCGCGCCGGCGCCCCGGAGGTGGACCTGAACACCTGGGCGACCTCCACCGCCGGCGTCGCCCACGAGCTGGACGAGGCGACCCGGAAGCACGCCCAGGCGTACGACAGCGCCGCCCGGGCCGTCGACGACGCCATCGAGCAGTTGGAGCCGGTGCTGGAGGAGGCCGTCCGGCCCGACGTGCTGCTGCCGCACGGCTTCGGTGCCATGCGGGCCCTGGACTTCACCGTGACCCGCCTGGTGGAGCTGGTGGTGCACAGCGACGACCTCGTCCGCGCCACCGGCGCGCGCGTCCCGCCGGCCCGCCAGGCGCTGGCGGCCACCGTGCGGTTGTTGGCCGACGCCCTGGCGGCCAAGGCGCCCGGCGGCGCGGTGGAGGTACGGATTCCGCCCTTCGCGGTCGTCCAGTGCGTGGCGGGTCCCCGGCACACCCGCGGCACCCCGCCCGGCGTGGTGGAGACCGATCCGCTCACCTGGATCCGGCTGGCCACCGGACGCACCGCGTGGACCGACGAGTTGGATGCGGCACATCTCACAGCGAGCGGCGAACGCGCGGATCTGCGCGAGCACCTCCCCGTACTGGGCTGA
- the purL gene encoding phosphoribosylformylglycinamidine synthase subunit PurL, with the protein MTLDTVKHASDTPDVEQPWAELGLKRDEYDRIREILGRRPTGAELAMYSVMWSEHCSYKSSKVHLRQFGEKAPASDAMLVGIGENAGVVDVGQGYAVTFKVESHNHPSYIEPYQGAATGIGGIVRDILAMGARPVAVMDPLRFGAADHPDTRRVLPGVVAGIGGYGNCLGLPNIGGEVVFDPCYQGNPLVNALCVGVMRHEDIHLAKASGTGNKVILYGARTGGDGIGGVSVLASETFDETGPAKRPAVQVGDPFQEKLLIECTLEVFAEDLVVGIQDLGGAGLSCATSELASAGSGGMRVELDTVPLRDSTLSPEEILMSESQERMCAIVEPDKVDRFLAICEKWDVIATVIGEVTDGDRLEIYWHGEQIVDVPPRTVAHEGPVYHRPYARPAWQDALQADDANKLPRPSGGDELREQVLKLVGSPNQASKKWITDQYDRYVLGNTVLAQPEDSGMIRIDEETGLGVAVATDGNGRYAKLDPYTGAQLALAESYRNVAATGARPLAVTDCLNFGSPEDPGAMWQFAEACRGLADACQALGTPVTGGNVSLYNQTGETAIHPTPVVGVLGVIDDVARRTPMAFSEEGQLVYLLGDTREELGGSAWSQVIHDHLGGLPPAVDLERERLLAEILIAASRDGMIDAAHDLSDGGLVQALVESCLKGGRGARLIVPDGLDPFVFLFSESAGRAIVSVPRSEELRFTDMCGARGLPATRVGVVDGDAIDVQGQFSVSLAELREAHEAALPALFG; encoded by the coding sequence ATGACCCTCGACACCGTCAAGCACGCGAGCGACACCCCGGACGTCGAGCAGCCCTGGGCCGAACTCGGCCTCAAGCGGGACGAGTACGACCGCATCCGGGAGATCCTCGGCCGCCGCCCGACCGGCGCCGAGCTGGCCATGTACTCCGTGATGTGGTCCGAGCACTGCTCCTACAAGTCCAGCAAGGTCCACCTGAGGCAGTTCGGCGAGAAGGCCCCCGCCTCCGACGCCATGCTGGTGGGCATCGGCGAGAACGCCGGCGTCGTGGACGTCGGCCAGGGCTACGCCGTCACCTTCAAGGTGGAGTCGCACAACCACCCCTCCTACATCGAGCCCTACCAGGGCGCGGCCACCGGCATCGGCGGCATCGTCCGCGACATCCTGGCCATGGGCGCCCGCCCGGTCGCCGTGATGGACCCGCTGCGCTTCGGCGCCGCCGACCACCCCGACACCCGGCGCGTGCTGCCCGGCGTCGTCGCCGGCATCGGCGGCTACGGCAACTGCCTGGGCCTGCCCAACATCGGCGGCGAGGTCGTCTTCGACCCCTGCTACCAGGGCAACCCGCTGGTCAACGCCCTGTGCGTGGGTGTGATGCGGCACGAGGACATCCATCTGGCCAAGGCCTCGGGCACCGGCAACAAGGTCATCCTCTACGGCGCCCGCACCGGCGGCGACGGCATCGGCGGCGTCTCCGTGCTCGCCTCCGAGACCTTCGACGAGACGGGCCCGGCCAAGCGCCCGGCCGTCCAGGTCGGCGACCCCTTCCAGGAGAAGCTCCTCATCGAGTGCACCCTGGAGGTCTTCGCCGAGGACCTGGTCGTCGGCATCCAGGACCTCGGCGGCGCCGGCCTGTCCTGCGCCACCTCCGAGCTGGCCTCGGCCGGCTCCGGCGGCATGCGCGTCGAGCTGGACACCGTGCCGCTGCGCGACTCCACGCTCTCGCCCGAGGAGATCCTCATGAGCGAGTCGCAGGAGCGCATGTGCGCCATCGTCGAGCCGGACAAGGTCGACCGTTTCCTCGCCATCTGCGAGAAGTGGGACGTCATCGCCACCGTCATCGGCGAGGTCACCGACGGCGACCGGCTGGAGATCTACTGGCACGGCGAGCAGATCGTGGACGTGCCCCCGCGCACCGTCGCCCACGAGGGACCGGTCTACCACCGGCCCTACGCCCGCCCCGCGTGGCAGGACGCCCTCCAGGCCGACGACGCGAACAAGCTGCCCCGCCCGTCCGGCGGGGACGAGCTGCGCGAGCAGGTCCTGAAACTGGTCGGCTCGCCGAACCAGGCGTCCAAGAAGTGGATCACCGACCAGTACGACCGCTACGTGCTGGGCAACACCGTCCTGGCCCAGCCCGAGGACTCCGGCATGATCCGCATCGACGAGGAGACGGGCCTGGGCGTCGCCGTCGCCACCGACGGCAACGGCCGCTACGCCAAGCTCGACCCGTACACCGGCGCCCAGCTCGCCCTGGCCGAGTCCTACCGCAACGTGGCCGCCACCGGAGCCAGGCCGCTGGCCGTCACCGACTGCCTGAACTTCGGCTCGCCGGAGGACCCGGGCGCGATGTGGCAGTTCGCCGAGGCCTGCCGCGGACTCGCCGACGCCTGTCAGGCGCTGGGCACCCCGGTGACCGGCGGCAACGTCTCGCTCTACAACCAGACCGGCGAGACGGCCATCCACCCGACCCCGGTGGTCGGCGTGCTCGGCGTGATCGACGATGTCGCCCGCCGCACCCCCATGGCGTTCTCCGAGGAGGGCCAGCTCGTCTACCTCCTCGGCGACACCCGCGAGGAACTGGGCGGCTCGGCCTGGTCCCAGGTGATCCACGACCACCTGGGCGGCCTGCCGCCGGCGGTGGACCTGGAGCGGGAGCGGCTGCTCGCCGAGATCCTGATCGCCGCCTCCCGCGACGGCATGATCGACGCGGCGCACGACCTGAGCGACGGCGGACTGGTCCAGGCACTGGTCGAGTCCTGCCTCAAGGGGGGCAGGGGCGCCCGGCTGATCGTCCCCGACGGTCTGGACCCGTTCGTGTTCCTGTTCTCCGAGTCGGCCGGCCGCGCGATCGTCTCGGTGCCGCGCAGCGAGGAGCTGCGCTTCACCGACATGTGCGGCGCCCGGGGCCTGCCCGCCACCCGCGTCGGTGTGGTGGACGGGGACGCGATCGACGTCCAGGGGCAGTTCTCCGTCTCCCTGGCGGAGCTGCGCGAGGCCCACGAGGCGGCCCTTCCGGCCCTGTTCGGCTGA
- the purQ gene encoding phosphoribosylformylglycinamidine synthase subunit PurQ has translation MTTRIGVVTFPGSLDDVDARRAIGLAGGEPVALWHRDKDLKQVDAVVLPGGFSYGDYLRCGAIARFSPVMETIVDQARAGLPVLGICNGFQVLCESHLLPGALTRNDHLHFVCRDQRLRVENASTAWTSDYAEGQEITVPLKNGEGGYVADERTLDELEATGRVVFRYLDVNPNGSRRDIAGVCNEAGNVVGLMPHPEHAVEALTGPTTDGLGFFTSVLKKLITA, from the coding sequence ATGACGACCCGAATCGGAGTCGTCACCTTCCCCGGCTCCCTCGACGACGTCGACGCCCGGCGCGCGATCGGCCTCGCCGGCGGCGAACCCGTCGCCCTGTGGCACCGCGACAAGGACCTGAAGCAGGTGGACGCCGTCGTCCTGCCCGGTGGCTTCTCCTACGGCGACTACCTGCGCTGCGGCGCCATCGCCCGCTTCTCGCCGGTGATGGAGACGATCGTCGACCAGGCCCGCGCGGGCCTGCCGGTGCTCGGCATCTGCAACGGCTTCCAGGTGCTGTGCGAGTCGCACCTGCTGCCCGGCGCGCTCACCCGCAACGACCACCTGCACTTCGTCTGCCGCGACCAGCGGCTGCGCGTGGAGAACGCGAGCACCGCCTGGACGTCCGACTACGCCGAGGGACAGGAGATCACCGTCCCGCTCAAGAACGGCGAGGGCGGCTACGTCGCCGACGAGCGCACCCTGGACGAGCTGGAGGCGACCGGCCGGGTCGTCTTCCGCTACCTGGACGTCAACCCCAACGGCTCCCGCCGCGACATCGCCGGCGTCTGCAACGAGGCGGGCAACGTCGTCGGCCTCATGCCGCACCCCGAGCACGCCGTCGAGGCCCTGACCGGGCCCACCACCGACGGCCTGGGATTCTTCACCTCGGTCCTCAAGAAGCTGATCACCGCATGA
- the purS gene encoding phosphoribosylformylglycinamidine synthase subunit PurS, whose protein sequence is MARVVVDVMLKPEILDPQGQAVQRALPRLGYEGISDVRQGKRFELEVEGPVDDAALARVHELAETFLANTVIEDFTVRVEATEGVEEVTGA, encoded by the coding sequence GTGGCTCGCGTCGTAGTCGACGTCATGCTCAAGCCGGAGATCCTCGACCCCCAGGGCCAAGCGGTTCAGCGTGCGCTGCCCCGGCTGGGCTACGAGGGCATCTCCGACGTCCGCCAGGGCAAGCGCTTCGAACTCGAGGTGGAGGGGCCCGTCGACGACGCCGCCCTCGCCCGCGTTCACGAACTCGCCGAGACGTTCCTCGCCAACACCGTGATCGAGGACTTCACCGTCCGCGTCGAGGCGACCGAGGGCGTCGAAGAGGTGACCGGCGCATGA
- a CDS encoding Lsr2 family protein — MAQRVVVTLSDDIDGGEASETVTFGLDGKTYEIDLNRENAKKLRMGLAPYVRAGRKRARSGGTFRHTSVAPDPSAVRAWARSHGFEVPPRGRIPKKVYEAFEEAR; from the coding sequence GTGGCACAGCGCGTGGTAGTCACACTCTCCGACGACATCGACGGCGGGGAAGCATCGGAAACGGTCACCTTCGGCCTCGACGGCAAGACGTACGAGATCGATCTCAACCGCGAGAACGCGAAGAAACTGCGCATGGGTCTCGCCCCCTACGTGCGGGCCGGCCGCAAGCGGGCACGCTCGGGCGGGACGTTCCGGCACACCTCCGTCGCGCCGGACCCCTCGGCGGTGCGGGCGTGGGCCAGGTCACACGGCTTCGAGGTGCCGCCGCGCGGACGCATCCCCAAGAAGGTCTACGAGGCCTTCGAGGAGGCCCGGTGA
- a CDS encoding ABC transporter ATP-binding protein produces MNIGEQVIEVSGLRRRYGPAKGEDGFEAVRGVSFSVARGEIFALLGTNGAGKTSTVELLEGLATPSGGRVRVFGHDPYRERARVRPRIGVMLQEGGFPSELTVAETARMWAGCTSGARPYGEVLEAVGLARRADVRVKQLSGGERRRLDLAMALLGRPEVLFLDEPTTGLDAEGRRETWRLVRELREGGTTVLLTTHYLEEAEELADRLAIMRAGRIVVSGTPAEVTATRPSRIRFVLPEGVPAARLPLSVPAAVHGRRVEVRTDRLQEALTELLLWARREDVELEELDARSASLEEAFLEIAHEGGADDLPDTGDGGSDTDGTARLTGTGTGAR; encoded by the coding sequence ATGAACATCGGAGAACAGGTCATCGAGGTGAGCGGGCTGCGGCGGCGCTACGGCCCGGCCAAGGGGGAAGACGGCTTCGAGGCCGTGCGGGGCGTCTCGTTCTCCGTGGCACGCGGCGAGATCTTCGCGCTGTTGGGAACGAACGGGGCGGGCAAGACCTCCACCGTCGAACTGCTGGAGGGGCTGGCCACGCCCAGTGGCGGCCGGGTGCGCGTCTTCGGGCACGATCCGTACCGCGAGCGCGCCCGGGTGCGGCCGCGGATCGGCGTGATGCTCCAGGAGGGCGGCTTCCCCTCCGAGCTGACCGTCGCCGAGACCGCCCGGATGTGGGCCGGCTGCACCAGCGGGGCCCGGCCGTACGGGGAGGTGCTGGAGGCGGTGGGGCTGGCCCGACGCGCGGACGTGCGCGTCAAACAGCTCTCCGGGGGCGAACGGCGGCGGCTGGACCTGGCCATGGCACTGCTCGGTCGCCCCGAGGTCCTCTTCCTGGACGAGCCGACCACCGGGCTGGACGCCGAGGGCCGGCGGGAGACCTGGCGGTTGGTGCGCGAACTGCGCGAGGGCGGCACGACGGTGCTGCTGACCACGCACTACCTGGAGGAGGCCGAGGAACTGGCCGACCGGCTCGCGATCATGCGCGCGGGACGGATCGTCGTCTCCGGCACTCCGGCCGAGGTCACCGCCACCCGCCCGTCCCGCATCCGCTTCGTGCTGCCCGAGGGGGTGCCCGCGGCCCGGCTCCCGCTGTCGGTGCCGGCCGCCGTCCACGGGCGACGGGTGGAGGTGCGCACCGATCGACTGCAGGAGGCGCTGACCGAGCTGCTGCTGTGGGCCCGCCGGGAGGACGTGGAGCTGGAGGAGCTGGACGCCCGCTCGGCGTCCCTGGAGGAGGCGTTCTTGGAGATCGCCCACGAGGGCGGCGCCGACGACCTCCCCGACACCGGGGACGGCGGGAGCGACACGGACGGCACGGCACGACTGACGGGGACGGGGACGGGAGCACGATGA